The Cellulomonas sp. P24 genome contains a region encoding:
- a CDS encoding FAD:protein FMN transferase, translated as MADLVFEAIGTRWEITTPAPLHPDVRLAVANRIEAFDQAYSRFRPDSLVSTIARSAGTWVLPSDAAPLLDLYRRLYLATGGAVTPLVGRALADLGYDAAYSLRPTGRTTAVPAWDDVLDWDGTRLTTSAPVLLDLGAAGKGYLVDLVAEVLAGAGVTDVVIDAGGDLRHRGGDEVRVALEHPRDPRQAIGVVVLHEAALCASAPNRRTWAPGVHHVLDGRTGQPTHDVLATWALAPTAMVADGVATALFFAAPEDLVEEFGVSYARVRPDGRAEWSADLPGEIFTA; from the coding sequence GTGGCTGACCTCGTCTTCGAGGCGATCGGCACCCGCTGGGAGATCACGACCCCCGCACCGCTCCACCCCGACGTGAGGCTCGCGGTCGCGAACCGGATCGAGGCGTTCGACCAGGCGTACTCACGGTTCCGTCCCGACTCGCTCGTCAGCACGATCGCGAGGTCGGCCGGTACCTGGGTCCTCCCGTCGGACGCGGCCCCGCTGCTCGACCTGTACCGGCGCCTCTACCTCGCCACCGGCGGCGCCGTCACCCCTCTCGTCGGGCGCGCCCTCGCGGATCTCGGCTACGACGCGGCCTACTCGCTCCGTCCCACCGGTCGCACGACGGCCGTCCCGGCCTGGGACGACGTCCTCGACTGGGACGGGACGCGTCTGACGACGTCGGCACCGGTGCTGCTCGACCTGGGGGCCGCCGGCAAGGGGTACCTCGTCGACCTCGTCGCCGAGGTCCTGGCGGGCGCCGGGGTGACCGACGTCGTGATCGACGCCGGGGGCGACCTGCGTCATCGCGGCGGTGACGAGGTCCGGGTCGCGCTCGAGCACCCCCGCGACCCGCGGCAGGCCATCGGCGTCGTCGTGCTCCACGAGGCCGCCCTGTGCGCGTCCGCCCCGAACCGGCGCACGTGGGCGCCGGGCGTGCACCACGTCCTCGACGGGCGCACCGGGCAGCCGACGCACGACGTGCTCGCGACCTGGGCGCTGGCGCCGACGGCGATGGTCGCCGACGGTGTCGCGACGGCACTGTTCTTCGCCGCGCCGGAGGACCTCGTGGAGGAGTTCGGCGTCTCCTACGCACGCGTCCGCCCGGACGGGCGCGCCGAGTGGTCGGCGGACCTGCCCGGGGAGATCTTCACCGCCTGA
- a CDS encoding iron dependent repressor, metal binding and dimerization domain protein, with translation MRTGGRHVTEPGEGLTPVAQDYLKVIWSAGEWSEAPVTTTLLARRLGVGVSTVSETVRRLTDQGLVEHEPYGAVALTRVGRESAVAMVRRHRLIETFLVRQLGYSWDEVHDEAEVLEHAVSSLMVERMDVALGRPDRDPHGDPIPSADGEVRVPAARRLGEVAPGRWRVARISDEDPSLLRSFAALGLGLDVAVQVGARTASAVGVEVGGQRLELDERSCNAVWLVAE, from the coding sequence ATGAGGACGGGAGGTCGGCACGTGACGGAACCGGGCGAGGGCCTGACGCCGGTCGCGCAGGACTACCTCAAGGTCATCTGGTCCGCGGGGGAGTGGTCGGAGGCGCCGGTGACGACGACGCTGCTCGCACGGCGGCTCGGCGTCGGGGTGTCGACGGTCTCCGAGACGGTTCGGCGGCTCACCGACCAGGGGCTCGTCGAGCACGAGCCGTACGGCGCGGTCGCCCTCACGCGCGTCGGGCGGGAGTCGGCGGTCGCGATGGTGCGCCGGCATCGGCTGATCGAGACGTTCCTGGTCCGGCAGCTCGGGTACTCGTGGGACGAGGTGCACGACGAGGCCGAGGTCCTCGAGCATGCGGTGTCGAGCCTGATGGTCGAGCGGATGGACGTCGCGCTCGGTCGCCCGGACCGTGACCCGCACGGTGACCCGATCCCGTCGGCGGACGGCGAGGTCCGGGTGCCCGCCGCCCGGCGGCTCGGCGAGGTGGCGCCGGGACGCTGGCGTGTTGCGCGGATCTCCGACGAGGACCCGTCGCTGCTGCGCTCGTTCGCGGCGCTGGGCCTCGGTCTCGACGTCGCGGTGCAGGTGGGGGCCCGCACGGCGAGCGCCGTCGGGGTCGAGGTCGGCGGGCAGCGGCTCGAGCTCGACGAGCGTTCCTGCAACGCGGTGTGGCTCGTCGCGGAGTGA
- a CDS encoding MFS transporter — protein sequence MTGTDVRGSGARTGLVLLALAAGGFSIGTTEFATMGLLPYIAHDLAITIPQAGYVITAYALGVVVGAPVLTSLAARVDRRTLLLWLMGMFTIANTISAFAPSAGWLVAARFVAGLPHGAFFGVGAVMGAAVVGPGRRGRAVAMMMAGLTIANVVGVPLSTLLGHVLGWRAAFVAVGVLGLVTFVGLRSWLPSLPSHAEATVRTELRALRNPQLWIAFGAAGIGFGGMFAVYSYVSPLLTQVTGLTETTVPLVLALFGVGMTLGTVVGGRLADRSVLRTVYLGFATTIVVLVAIAVTARIPALAIAAIVALGVSSQILGLSLQTRLMDVSPAAPSLGAALCHSALNLGNASGAWLGGLVIAAGHGLVAPAWVGTGLTAAGLLVVVTVGRAPAPHASAPHASAPRARALAERSAGSEPSAPSGAEHRARDLATELGADRAQEHVERVPSAP from the coding sequence GTGACCGGCACGGACGTCCGTGGATCAGGTGCCCGCACCGGACTCGTCCTGCTGGCCCTCGCTGCCGGCGGCTTCAGCATCGGGACGACCGAGTTCGCCACGATGGGACTGCTCCCGTACATCGCCCACGACCTCGCCATCACGATCCCCCAGGCGGGCTACGTCATCACGGCCTACGCGCTCGGCGTCGTGGTCGGCGCGCCGGTCCTCACGTCGCTCGCCGCACGGGTCGACCGGCGCACGCTGCTGCTCTGGCTGATGGGCATGTTCACGATCGCGAACACGATCTCCGCGTTCGCGCCGAGCGCCGGGTGGCTCGTCGCCGCGAGATTCGTCGCCGGGCTCCCGCACGGGGCCTTCTTCGGCGTCGGTGCCGTGATGGGCGCAGCCGTCGTGGGCCCCGGGCGTCGCGGGCGTGCCGTGGCGATGATGATGGCCGGCCTGACGATCGCGAATGTCGTCGGTGTGCCGCTGTCCACGCTCCTCGGGCACGTCCTCGGCTGGCGTGCGGCGTTCGTCGCCGTCGGCGTCCTCGGGCTCGTGACGTTCGTCGGGCTGCGCTCCTGGCTCCCGAGCCTGCCGTCGCATGCCGAGGCGACCGTCCGCACCGAGCTCCGCGCGCTGCGGAACCCGCAGCTCTGGATCGCGTTCGGCGCGGCCGGCATCGGGTTCGGCGGGATGTTCGCCGTCTACTCGTACGTCTCGCCCCTGCTGACGCAGGTCACCGGACTGACCGAGACCACCGTGCCCCTGGTCCTCGCCCTGTTCGGTGTGGGCATGACCCTCGGCACCGTCGTCGGGGGGCGGCTGGCGGACCGGTCCGTCCTGCGCACGGTGTACCTGGGCTTCGCGACGACGATCGTCGTGCTGGTCGCGATCGCCGTCACGGCGAGGATCCCGGCTCTCGCCATCGCCGCGATCGTCGCACTCGGGGTGAGCTCGCAGATCCTCGGGCTGTCGCTGCAGACGCGGCTGATGGACGTCTCGCCGGCCGCGCCCTCGCTCGGTGCTGCGCTCTGCCACTCGGCGCTCAACCTGGGGAACGCCTCTGGCGCCTGGCTCGGCGGACTCGTCATCGCCGCAGGGCACGGCCTGGTCGCCCCCGCGTGGGTGGGCACCGGACTGACAGCGGCGGGACTGCTGGTCGTCGTGACGGTCGGACGGGCACCTGCACCGCATGCATCTGCACCGCATGCATCTGCACCGCGGGCACGTGCTCTGGCTGAGCGCTCAGCGGGGTCCGAGCCGTCAGCGCCGTCGGGTGCCGAACACCGTGCGCGTGATCTCGCGACCGAGCTGGGTGCCGACCGAGCGCAGGAACACGTCGAGCGGGTCCCCAGCGCGCCGTGA
- a CDS encoding DUF853 domain-containing protein: MSESTSTGPLEPSDSLVALRAAAARAAAEAALAKAAAAQAVAEAAQAALEAAELASSAADPGTTDTAPTATTAVTDPPPGPDAGTGVGAGRDPDPWTATVSAGYSFAGPALPLGALMSAAGPITSAQVGIPVAMLNRHGLVAGATGTGKTKTLQVLTEGLSDAGVPVFVADLKGDLSGLCRPGAANEKVAARASSVGQDWQARGYPVELLTLGGAGVGVPVRTTITDFGPLLLAKVLGLNATQESSLGLVFHWADTHGLALLDLKDLQATIAHLLSDEGKAELKGIGGLSQATAGVILREIVALQAQGADVFFGEPAFDVEALLRTAADGRGTISALELPAVQDRPALFSTFLMWLLAELFSVLPEVGDAAAPRLVFFFDEAHLLFTGASTDFLTQVTQTVRLIRSKGVGVFFVTQSPKDVPADVLAQLGSRVQHALRAYTPDDAAALRAAARTFPVSDYDLEELLTTLATGEAVVTVLGENGAPTPVAWTRLRAPQSSMQPAPATDLAATVAASPLLGRYGTPVDRESAYELLAARAAQAEATAAADDAARAAQAEADRRAKEMERIQRQMDRPSPRARSTGSRSTSSRSAGSRRAGDPLDVFLRSVGTQLGREITRTVFGTRRR, translated from the coding sequence ATGAGCGAGTCGACGTCGACCGGTCCCCTCGAGCCATCCGACTCGCTCGTCGCGCTGCGCGCCGCCGCAGCGCGCGCCGCGGCCGAGGCTGCGCTCGCCAAGGCTGCAGCGGCTCAGGCCGTCGCCGAGGCCGCCCAGGCCGCGCTCGAGGCGGCCGAGCTGGCCTCGTCGGCCGCAGATCCTGGCACGACCGACACGGCGCCGACCGCGACGACTGCCGTGACCGACCCGCCGCCCGGTCCCGATGCCGGTACCGGTGTCGGCGCAGGACGGGACCCCGACCCGTGGACGGCCACGGTCTCCGCCGGGTACTCCTTCGCCGGGCCCGCACTTCCCCTGGGCGCTCTCATGAGCGCCGCCGGCCCGATCACCTCGGCGCAGGTCGGCATCCCCGTCGCGATGCTCAACCGGCACGGCCTCGTCGCCGGTGCGACCGGGACCGGGAAGACGAAGACGCTGCAGGTCCTGACCGAGGGACTCTCGGACGCCGGCGTCCCGGTGTTCGTCGCGGATCTCAAGGGCGACCTCTCCGGCCTCTGCCGCCCCGGGGCCGCGAACGAGAAGGTGGCCGCACGCGCCTCGAGCGTCGGTCAGGACTGGCAGGCGCGCGGCTACCCCGTCGAGCTCCTCACGCTGGGAGGGGCCGGCGTCGGAGTCCCGGTCCGCACGACGATCACCGACTTCGGGCCGCTCCTGCTGGCGAAGGTGCTCGGGCTCAACGCGACTCAGGAGTCCAGCCTCGGGCTGGTCTTCCACTGGGCCGACACCCACGGCCTCGCCCTCCTGGACCTCAAGGACCTCCAGGCGACGATCGCCCATCTGCTCTCCGACGAGGGCAAGGCCGAGCTCAAGGGCATCGGCGGCCTCTCGCAGGCCACGGCCGGCGTCATCCTGCGGGAGATCGTGGCGCTCCAGGCACAGGGCGCCGACGTGTTCTTCGGCGAGCCGGCCTTCGACGTCGAGGCACTGCTGCGGACCGCGGCGGACGGGCGCGGCACGATCTCGGCGCTCGAGCTGCCCGCGGTCCAGGACCGTCCGGCACTGTTCTCGACTTTCCTCATGTGGCTGCTCGCCGAGCTGTTCTCGGTGCTGCCGGAGGTCGGCGACGCGGCCGCACCGCGGCTGGTGTTCTTCTTCGACGAGGCGCACCTGCTCTTCACCGGCGCCTCGACGGACTTCCTCACCCAGGTGACGCAGACGGTGCGGCTGATCCGGTCGAAGGGGGTCGGGGTGTTCTTCGTCACCCAGTCCCCGAAGGACGTTCCCGCCGACGTGCTGGCACAGCTCGGCAGCCGGGTCCAGCACGCTCTCCGCGCCTACACGCCCGACGACGCTGCCGCGCTGCGGGCCGCGGCGCGCACGTTCCCCGTCTCCGACTACGACCTCGAGGAGCTGCTGACGACGTTGGCCACCGGCGAGGCCGTCGTCACCGTGCTCGGCGAGAACGGTGCACCGACACCGGTCGCCTGGACGCGGCTGCGGGCCCCGCAGTCCTCGATGCAGCCCGCACCGGCCACCGACCTCGCCGCCACGGTCGCCGCCTCTCCGCTGCTCGGACGCTACGGCACACCGGTCGATCGCGAGTCGGCGTACGAGCTGCTCGCCGCCCGCGCCGCCCAGGCGGAGGCCACCGCGGCCGCCGACGACGCCGCTCGTGCGGCCCAGGCGGAGGCCGATCGGCGCGCGAAGGAGATGGAGCGCATCCAGCGCCAGATGGACCGGCCGAGCCCGCGCGCCCGCTCCACCGGTTCACGCTCGACCAGCTCACGCTCCGCCGGCTCACGGCGCGCTGGGGACCCGCTCGACGTGTTCCTGCGCTCGGTCGGCACCCAGCTCGGTCGCGAGATCACGCGCACGGTGTTCGGCACCCGACGGCGCTGA